In a genomic window of Streptomyces noursei ATCC 11455:
- a CDS encoding ATP-grasp domain-containing protein yields MLRTTDTATIGGADIAAWRAATDKRRAVRRFAVAGIPHAPTLALDAPSRAEVLDAFAALGRDVWARPTTGVGGEYAFHITGVQRLVEVADLYADLGQSWLLSEDARNVDRRGRRHQLRNVVLGDRVLRVCAHVQHDPDAPCNEARGADSTPLPAEVLSARRSAISVDATRALGLPFGGVDLAVMGGDCVFEVDVDPVINVEGGLESVALPLVRAHLDRAASGPVDGTVC; encoded by the coding sequence GTGCTGCGCACGACCGACACCGCCACCATCGGCGGGGCGGACATCGCTGCCTGGCGGGCCGCGACCGACAAGCGGCGCGCCGTCCGACGGTTCGCGGTGGCGGGCATCCCGCACGCCCCGACCCTCGCCCTGGACGCTCCGAGCCGTGCGGAGGTGCTCGATGCCTTCGCCGCGCTGGGGCGTGATGTCTGGGCCCGGCCCACGACCGGCGTCGGCGGCGAGTACGCCTTCCACATCACGGGCGTTCAACGGCTCGTCGAGGTCGCCGACTTATACGCCGACCTCGGTCAGAGCTGGCTGCTGTCCGAGGACGCCCGCAATGTCGATCGCCGTGGGCGCCGGCACCAGTTACGGAACGTCGTCCTCGGCGACCGCGTCCTGCGGGTCTGCGCACACGTGCAGCACGACCCCGACGCGCCCTGCAACGAAGCCCGCGGAGCCGACTCGACGCCCCTCCCCGCCGAGGTGCTGTCGGCCCGGCGCTCCGCGATCTCCGTCGACGCCACCCGCGCCCTGGGCCTGCCGTTCGGCGGGGTGGACCTCGCGGTCATGGGTGGGGACTGCGTCTTCGAGGTCGATGTCGATCCCGTCATCAACGTCGAGGGCGGGTTGGAGAGCGTCGCCCTGCCGCTCGTGCGGGCCCATCTGGACCGGGCGGCGTCGGGTCCCGTGGACGGGACCGTGTGCTGA
- a CDS encoding maltokinase N-terminal cap-like domain-containing protein: MAVIHNTTLRPTKLELLTTWFPSRPWYRGTDREPQLARVGGFRLDDPQGEVGIECLVVTDRSGDAPVSYFVPLTYRGAPLDGAEQGLVGTLEHGILGRRWIYDGAHDPVLAAELLALFQGRAEPQAQNASDARDESVHHHLGEGAEAAAIGSLRMVGAATVVSGPGGTDLSLNTTTEAAADGRPGHAPAALALHIARVLEPLAQEGATGRAGAAPECLGSLTGVWQSADGTEARGLFATLGAADR, encoded by the coding sequence ATGGCCGTCATACACAACACCACCCTCAGACCCACCAAATTGGAGCTGCTCACCACCTGGTTCCCGAGCCGGCCCTGGTACCGCGGCACCGACCGGGAGCCGCAGCTGGCCCGGGTGGGCGGCTTCCGGCTGGACGATCCGCAGGGCGAGGTGGGAATCGAGTGCCTGGTGGTCACCGACCGGTCCGGTGACGCGCCGGTCTCCTACTTCGTCCCGCTCACCTACCGCGGGGCACCGCTCGACGGTGCCGAGCAGGGCCTCGTCGGCACCCTGGAGCACGGCATACTGGGCCGGCGCTGGATCTACGACGGGGCCCACGACCCCGTGCTCGCCGCCGAGTTGCTCGCCCTCTTCCAGGGGCGCGCCGAACCGCAGGCACAGAACGCCTCCGACGCCCGTGACGAGTCGGTCCACCACCACCTCGGTGAGGGCGCCGAGGCAGCCGCGATCGGTTCGTTGCGGATGGTGGGGGCGGCGACCGTCGTCAGCGGGCCGGGCGGCACCGACCTCAGCCTGAACACCACCACGGAGGCGGCGGCCGACGGGCGGCCGGGGCACGCTCCCGCCGCCCTCGCCCTGCACATCGCGCGCGTGCTGGAACCGCTGGCCCAGGAGGGTGCCACCGGCCGTGCGGGCGCCGCCCCGGAGTGCCTGGGTTCCCTCACCGGTGTCTGGCAGTCGGCCGACGGCACGGAAGCCCGCGGCCTGTTCGCCACCCTCGGCGCCGCGGACCGCTGA
- a CDS encoding LysR family transcriptional regulator, producing the protein MDVDTRLLRYFVAVAEDGSLAHAAQRLFVSQPALTKQIKQLETQLGVLLFTRSRTGMALTEAGRALAERVPALLADWERTLRETKAAASRAQRALRVGFVASGANEATPGIVAEFARRRPGWRAEMRQAAWSNPSAGLADAEVDVALVRLPFPGQDAVHLVPLLTEPRWVALADAHPLASREVIPFRELWDEPFVAAPAETGGWRDHWLATDEREGRPVRVGAVTDQPDDWLSAIANGYGIALAPESASRFYARPGVTYRPVTGVSPSRVAVAWAPADDTNAVVQDFVRCCRDGLGQARGSGDDCSGW; encoded by the coding sequence ATGGATGTCGACACCCGGCTGTTGCGCTACTTCGTCGCCGTGGCGGAGGACGGCAGCCTGGCCCATGCCGCACAGCGGCTGTTCGTGTCCCAGCCGGCGCTGACCAAGCAGATCAAGCAGTTGGAGACACAGCTCGGGGTGCTCCTGTTCACCCGGTCCCGGACCGGTATGGCGTTGACGGAGGCCGGGCGTGCCTTGGCCGAGCGGGTGCCCGCACTGCTGGCCGACTGGGAGCGGACGCTGCGGGAGACCAAGGCCGCGGCGAGCCGGGCGCAGCGCGCGCTGCGGGTCGGTTTCGTGGCCAGTGGCGCCAACGAGGCGACGCCAGGCATCGTCGCGGAGTTCGCGCGACGCCGGCCGGGCTGGCGCGCGGAGATGCGGCAGGCCGCATGGTCCAACCCGTCCGCCGGACTGGCCGATGCGGAGGTCGATGTCGCCCTGGTGCGGCTGCCGTTCCCCGGCCAGGACGCGGTGCACCTCGTGCCGCTGCTCACCGAGCCGCGCTGGGTGGCGCTCGCCGATGCGCACCCCCTGGCCTCCCGCGAGGTCATCCCGTTCCGGGAACTCTGGGACGAGCCGTTCGTGGCCGCTCCGGCGGAGACGGGCGGGTGGCGGGACCACTGGCTGGCCACCGACGAACGCGAGGGCCGCCCGGTCCGCGTCGGCGCGGTCACCGACCAGCCGGACGACTGGCTCAGCGCGATCGCCAACGGCTATGGCATCGCGCTCGCTCCCGAGTCCGCGTCCCGTTTCTACGCCCGTCCCGGCGTCACCTACCGCCCGGTCACCGGTGTCAGTCCCAGTCGGGTGGCCGTCGCCTGGGCGCCGGCGGACGACACCAACGCGGTCGTGCAGGACTTCGTGCGGTGCTGTCGCGACGGCCTGGGACAGGCCCGCGGAAGTGGTGATGACTGCAGCGGATGGTAA
- a CDS encoding DoxX family protein, which translates to MDMAYVIITVITIVANAGIAVADLASAEFVLANSAAVGVPRSWLPWLGALKGTGAVGLLLGLLGAAPLGTAAAGGLVLFFVGAVVAHVRVRAYATLAGPAGYLGLAVASLVLTVLR; encoded by the coding sequence ATGGACATGGCCTACGTGATCATCACCGTCATCACGATCGTGGCGAACGCGGGGATCGCGGTCGCGGATCTGGCGAGCGCCGAGTTCGTGCTCGCCAACTCCGCCGCGGTGGGGGTGCCGCGGTCCTGGCTCCCCTGGCTCGGCGCCCTCAAGGGCACCGGAGCGGTGGGGCTCCTGCTGGGACTCCTGGGAGCGGCTCCGCTCGGCACGGCCGCCGCCGGGGGGCTGGTCCTCTTCTTCGTCGGCGCGGTCGTCGCACACGTCCGGGTACGCGCCTACGCGACCTTGGCCGGGCCCGCCGGGTACTTGGGACTGGCCGTCGCCTCCCTCGTCCTGACGGTCCTGCGTTAG
- a CDS encoding ECF-type sigma factor codes for MRQLSGGGDDSGEAHRRLSKVREAELMEEALRAGAAVGLEYLELLESVKTAIADERQAAVWELTHVWGLKGIEIAELLEISSATVSRELAAAEAGPCPRPVARSLVRGRARRGTGAIGGEVVRGTLRVAGPGMRVPPQRLLV; via the coding sequence ATGAGGCAGCTCTCAGGGGGCGGCGACGACTCCGGGGAGGCGCACCGCCGGCTGTCGAAGGTACGCGAGGCCGAGCTGATGGAGGAGGCGTTGAGGGCCGGTGCGGCCGTCGGCCTGGAATACCTGGAGCTGCTGGAGTCGGTGAAGACGGCGATCGCCGACGAACGGCAGGCCGCGGTCTGGGAACTCACCCACGTTTGGGGCCTGAAGGGCATCGAGATCGCCGAGCTGTTGGAGATCTCGTCGGCGACGGTCAGCCGTGAACTGGCCGCGGCCGAGGCCGGGCCTTGCCCCCGACCCGTCGCCCGAAGCTTGGTACGAGGACGGGCTCGACGCGGTACTGGGGCGATCGGTGGTGAAGTGGTGAGAGGCACCCTCCGCGTCGCCGGCCCCGGCATGCGTGTGCCGCCACAGCGGTTGCTCGTCTAG
- a CDS encoding nuclear transport factor 2 family protein, which translates to MTTAAARFRTAVENRDLAALEALFTDDIRLYSPVKFRPFEGKPAVMGLFTVLLRTFEDFRYVGDFAGSSRTSVDGTTAPSSVLLFRATVNGKQIHGIDLLHHDEDATQDGRIKEITVMVRPQSAVQALGEAVLAGLVSDGLVPAPSDR; encoded by the coding sequence GTGACCACGGCCGCCGCACGCTTCCGCACCGCCGTAGAGAACCGCGATCTCGCCGCCCTGGAGGCGCTGTTCACCGACGACATCCGCCTCTACAGCCCGGTGAAGTTCCGGCCCTTCGAAGGCAAGCCGGCGGTGATGGGCCTGTTCACCGTGTTGCTGCGCACCTTCGAGGACTTCCGCTACGTCGGCGACTTCGCCGGCAGTTCCCGGACCAGCGTGGACGGCACGACGGCGCCCTCCTCCGTGCTGCTCTTCCGTGCCACCGTCAACGGCAAGCAGATCCACGGCATCGACCTGCTGCACCACGACGAGGACGCAACCCAGGACGGCCGGATCAAGGAGATCACGGTGATGGTCCGGCCGCAGTCGGCCGTCCAGGCACTGGGCGAGGCGGTGCTCGCCGGGCTGGTGTCCGATGGACTGGTTCCGGCACCGTCCGACCGGTAG
- a CDS encoding MFS transporter → MDDSRRVGSWRELGSHFGTAAVLAGGVLIGAVNIYLAASVLPTAVADIGGERLYAWNATVFLTAQVVATMLVSRTLSRYGNIGSYLIGFGVFAVGSAVCGASPAMPVLLVGRGVQGLGAGLLTGLGFALIYSALPRRLWVRGSALISAMFGLGNFVGPALGGLFAQFGSWRLAFVVLAVASGAMAVFVPRVLPRNGRDATDAAEVPLNALVLVVGAAGAVSVAGILANKALMVAFIALALMLVMAFVVTERRSRVRVLPRQTYRAGSALRWVYLTIVFLAAGVAVEIFLPLFGQRMGGLPPVAAGFFGAALSLGWSASQVVSSSARRQRTVRRLRVAGPALLAAGLAVLALLQTRDAPLLLVIAWLPVLLLAGTGIGLAMPHLSVAAMSSTPDKAEGEKAAAAIATVLTMATAFGAAVAGFLVNLGGPTMLTSARYLLLGFAALSALGVVTALRADHLARPTERRRESGAEAGSGTEAGDHERRR, encoded by the coding sequence GTGGACGACAGTCGAAGAGTCGGTTCGTGGCGGGAACTCGGCAGCCATTTCGGTACCGCGGCGGTGCTGGCCGGGGGTGTGCTCATCGGCGCCGTCAACATCTATCTCGCCGCGAGCGTGTTGCCGACGGCGGTCGCGGACATCGGTGGTGAACGCCTCTACGCATGGAATGCGACCGTCTTCCTGACCGCCCAGGTCGTCGCGACCATGCTCGTGAGCCGAACCCTCTCCCGCTACGGCAATATCGGCTCCTACCTGATCGGATTCGGCGTCTTCGCCGTCGGGTCGGCGGTGTGCGGGGCGAGCCCGGCGATGCCCGTGCTGCTGGTCGGCCGCGGTGTGCAAGGACTGGGGGCGGGCCTGTTGACCGGTCTGGGATTCGCCTTGATCTACTCGGCGCTGCCGCGTCGTCTGTGGGTGCGGGGCAGTGCGTTGATCTCCGCCATGTTCGGCCTGGGCAACTTCGTCGGTCCGGCTCTGGGCGGGCTGTTCGCCCAGTTCGGCTCCTGGCGACTGGCGTTCGTCGTGTTGGCCGTCGCCTCCGGAGCGATGGCGGTGTTCGTTCCTCGTGTGCTGCCGAGGAACGGCCGGGACGCGACGGACGCGGCCGAAGTGCCGCTGAACGCCTTGGTGTTGGTGGTGGGGGCCGCGGGCGCCGTGAGCGTCGCCGGAATCCTCGCGAACAAGGCCCTGATGGTGGCGTTCATCGCGTTGGCTCTGATGCTGGTGATGGCGTTCGTGGTGACGGAGCGGCGGAGTCGGGTCCGAGTCCTGCCGCGTCAGACCTACCGGGCCGGATCCGCGTTGCGGTGGGTCTACCTGACCATCGTGTTCCTCGCGGCCGGCGTCGCGGTGGAGATCTTCCTGCCGCTGTTCGGCCAGCGCATGGGTGGACTGCCGCCGGTCGCTGCCGGGTTCTTCGGGGCGGCGTTGTCGCTGGGCTGGTCGGCGAGCCAGGTCGTCAGCTCCTCGGCGCGCCGGCAACGGACGGTCCGGCGGCTGCGGGTGGCGGGTCCGGCTCTCCTCGCGGCCGGCCTCGCCGTGCTCGCTCTCCTGCAAACGCGCGACGCGCCACTGCTCCTGGTCATCGCGTGGCTGCCCGTGCTTCTCCTCGCCGGCACGGGGATCGGCCTGGCCATGCCCCACCTGTCCGTTGCCGCGATGAGCAGCACACCGGACAAGGCGGAGGGGGAGAAGGCCGCCGCGGCGATCGCGACCGTTCTGACGATGGCGACGGCGTTCGGCGCGGCGGTCGCCGGCTTCCTGGTCAACCTGGGCGGCCCGACGATGCTCACCTCCGCGCGCTACCTGCTGCTCGGTTTCGCCGCCCTCTCCGCCCTCGGGGTGGTCACCGCGCTGCGCGCCGACCACCTTGCTCGACCGACGGAGCGGCGGCGCGAGTCGGGAGCCGAGGCCGGGTCCGGTACCGAGGCCGGGGACCACGAACGGCGCAGGTGA
- a CDS encoding aminotransferase class IV family protein, whose protein sequence is MSTDVTGFVVQRNGRTATAAELAPLAFAGYAHFTALQVRGGRVRGLDLHLERLRTASVELFGRALPDDRVRSWLRSALESGPADLSLTATVFSPAGEFTRSGGEGAPELLVRTRPPASAPEGPLALAPVVHERVLPAVKHVGEVAKTYYLRRAVAEGFDDAVFVDRRGRLGEGTIWNLAFWDGEAVVWPEAAVLGGTTMGIVRRQLERLGVPQRDQEITLDELPGLAGAVVMNSWTPGVAVHRIGSVPLPAAPSFVELLHWAYRAEPLTSP, encoded by the coding sequence ATGTCAACTGATGTGACGGGATTCGTCGTTCAGCGCAACGGCCGGACGGCGACCGCGGCGGAGCTGGCGCCGCTGGCGTTCGCCGGCTATGCCCACTTCACCGCCCTGCAGGTGCGCGGGGGCCGGGTGCGGGGCCTGGATCTCCATCTGGAGCGGCTGCGCACCGCCTCGGTGGAGTTGTTCGGCCGGGCGTTGCCGGACGACCGGGTGCGGTCCTGGCTGCGTTCCGCGCTGGAGTCCGGGCCGGCCGACCTCTCGCTGACGGCCACGGTCTTCTCACCGGCGGGCGAGTTCACCCGGAGCGGCGGCGAGGGGGCGCCCGAGCTGCTGGTCCGGACGCGACCGCCGGCGTCCGCACCGGAGGGCCCACTCGCGCTGGCGCCCGTCGTCCACGAACGGGTCCTCCCGGCCGTCAAGCACGTCGGCGAGGTCGCCAAGACCTACTACCTGCGCCGGGCCGTCGCGGAGGGCTTCGACGACGCCGTCTTCGTGGACCGGCGGGGACGACTCGGCGAGGGGACGATCTGGAACCTGGCCTTCTGGGACGGTGAGGCCGTGGTGTGGCCCGAGGCCGCGGTGCTGGGCGGAACGACGATGGGCATCGTCCGCCGCCAACTGGAGCGCCTCGGGGTCCCGCAGCGCGACCAGGAGATCACCCTCGACGAGCTGCCGGGGTTGGCCGGGGCCGTGGTGATGAACTCGTGGACGCCGGGAGTGGCGGTGCACCGGATCGGCTCGGTGCCCCTGCCCGCGGCGCCGTCCTTCGTCGAACTGCTGCACTGGGCCTACCGGGCCGAACCGCTGACCTCGCCGTGA
- a CDS encoding MerR family transcriptional regulator, which yields MKIGDLARATGVSPRLLRYYEEQGLLTAHRAGSGGHRRYAEDAPAVVGHIRALLAAGLSTRVIRELLPCVVGPGPEFEHCAAGTLREQLRGLEDKITTLQDARSALSGILATTVPSEGHQG from the coding sequence ATGAAGATCGGGGATCTGGCGCGGGCCACCGGCGTCAGCCCACGCCTGCTGCGCTATTACGAGGAACAGGGGCTGCTCACCGCACACCGCGCGGGCAGTGGCGGCCACCGCCGGTACGCCGAGGACGCCCCGGCCGTGGTGGGGCACATCCGGGCCCTGCTCGCCGCCGGACTGTCGACCCGCGTCATCCGCGAGCTGCTGCCGTGCGTCGTGGGGCCGGGCCCGGAGTTCGAACACTGCGCGGCCGGCACGCTGCGGGAGCAACTCCGCGGTCTGGAGGACAAGATCACCACCCTGCAGGACGCCCGGTCCGCGCTCAGTGGGATCCTCGCCACCACCGTGCCGTCGGAGGGCCACCAGGGATAG
- a CDS encoding SDR family oxidoreductase, whose protein sequence is MPARTLKDKVVVVGGASRNLGGLISRQLGEHGAKVVVHYNSDSSRSDAEETAAAVKQAGGDAVTHQADLTRVAGVEGLFDAAIDAFGRVDASVNTAGMVIKKPVTETSEAEYDRMFAVNSKAAYFMMREAAKRIDRDGSIVTVVTSLLAAYTGLYSVYAGSKSPVEHFTRALSKELFGRNISVNNIAPGPMDTSFFYPAETDDSVAYHKSSSMNGELTRIEDIAPHVIFLLTEGWWLNGQTLFVNGGYTTR, encoded by the coding sequence ATGCCCGCTCGTACGCTCAAGGACAAGGTCGTCGTGGTCGGCGGGGCCTCCAGGAACCTCGGGGGCCTGATCAGCCGGCAGCTCGGCGAGCACGGCGCGAAGGTCGTGGTGCACTACAACAGCGACTCCTCCCGCTCCGACGCGGAGGAGACGGCCGCCGCGGTCAAGCAGGCGGGCGGGGACGCGGTGACGCACCAGGCGGACCTGACGCGGGTGGCCGGCGTCGAGGGACTCTTCGACGCCGCGATCGACGCGTTCGGGCGGGTGGACGCCAGCGTGAACACCGCGGGCATGGTGATCAAGAAGCCGGTGACCGAGACCTCGGAGGCCGAGTACGACCGGATGTTCGCGGTGAACTCCAAGGCCGCGTACTTCATGATGCGCGAGGCCGCCAAGCGCATCGACCGCGACGGCTCGATCGTCACCGTGGTCACCTCGCTGCTGGCCGCCTACACCGGCCTGTACTCGGTCTACGCCGGCAGCAAGTCCCCGGTCGAGCACTTCACCCGCGCCCTGTCGAAGGAGCTCTTCGGCCGCAACATCAGCGTCAACAACATCGCCCCCGGGCCGATGGACACCTCGTTCTTCTACCCGGCCGAGACCGACGACTCCGTCGCGTACCACAAGTCCTCGTCCATGAACGGCGAGTTGACCAGGATCGAGGACATCGCGCCGCATGTGATCTTCCTGCTCACCGAGGGCTGGTGGCTCAACGGGCAGACCCTCTTCGTCAACGGCGGGTACACCACCCGCTGA
- a CDS encoding alpha/beta fold hydrolase: protein MNRYVTAPARLGETPLPDGRLMGWAEWGPEDGVPVLLCPGAATSRWLGFGPDVVAARGLRLVSLDRPGLGASTPHPGRTFADFAADVRHLAARRGLGRPPVVGNSQGAPFALACAEADVVAAVAVVSGADDVASAVVPAAASGARADEDRRPDERAATGFAAAVPAHVRELVERTAADPRGAEEFFAGFTADAMAHLVRTNSPACDLAVYQDPGFEAAYRRALDEGFAQGAAAGYARDAVLAMSRWPFALDRITVPVDLWYGAHDASHSPDHGARLAARIPGARRHVVPGAGGSLLWTDPGPILATLLDRAAGKG, encoded by the coding sequence ATGAACAGATATGTGACCGCCCCCGCCCGACTCGGAGAAACCCCGCTGCCCGATGGGCGGTTGATGGGCTGGGCCGAGTGGGGACCCGAGGACGGTGTTCCGGTGCTGCTGTGTCCGGGAGCGGCGACGAGCCGTTGGCTCGGCTTCGGACCGGACGTGGTGGCCGCGCGGGGGCTGCGACTGGTGTCCCTGGACCGCCCCGGACTCGGTGCCTCGACCCCGCACCCGGGGCGGACCTTCGCCGATTTCGCCGCGGACGTCCGGCACTTGGCGGCGCGGCGCGGCCTGGGGCGTCCACCGGTCGTCGGCAACTCGCAGGGCGCGCCGTTCGCGTTGGCCTGCGCGGAGGCGGACGTGGTCGCCGCGGTGGCCGTCGTCTCGGGGGCGGACGATGTCGCATCGGCCGTCGTCCCGGCGGCCGCATCGGGTGCGCGGGCCGACGAGGACCGGCGACCCGACGAGCGGGCGGCGACCGGGTTCGCCGCGGCCGTGCCGGCGCATGTGCGGGAACTCGTCGAGCGCACCGCCGCCGACCCGAGGGGCGCCGAGGAGTTCTTCGCCGGCTTCACGGCGGACGCGATGGCACACCTGGTGCGGACCAACAGCCCGGCGTGCGACCTGGCCGTGTACCAGGATCCCGGGTTCGAGGCAGCGTACCGCCGGGCCCTCGACGAGGGCTTCGCGCAGGGGGCCGCCGCCGGATACGCCCGCGACGCCGTACTCGCCATGAGCCGCTGGCCGTTCGCCCTCGATCGGATCACCGTCCCGGTGGACCTCTGGTACGGCGCACACGACGCCAGTCACTCCCCCGACCACGGGGCCCGTCTCGCCGCCCGGATTCCCGGCGCGCGCCGCCATGTCGTACCGGGGGCGGGCGGCTCCCTGCTGTGGACCGACCCGGGACCGATCCTCGCCACCCTCCTCGACAGGGCCGCGGGCAAGGGCTGA
- a CDS encoding alpha/beta fold hydrolase: MAVSQTTARPQADIGRYVSDALREEYFAACDALYALGVPAAAEQEVETSFGTTHVYRYEPADPAARSRTPVVLVHGSGSCSAMWYPNTPALSAERPVYALDTPGDPGRSVHRVPMHQPERAAQWLDESLAALGLDSVHLVGSSYGGWLTLNQAHRGAGRLASVTLLDPGGLEKVGLRFFVWIFVSLFATSAPKALRPRLAAWLEQPVLVVPELRTMIRKGVRAFRIRRPAPLPLSDAELATIRTPLYLVLGRRSLLVHPKRQVERVPRLIPGARAEIVSGTGHGPQIDHPQVVNRRMLDFMDSVDRRTG; encoded by the coding sequence GTGGCCGTGTCCCAGACCACTGCCCGTCCCCAGGCCGACATCGGCCGCTATGTCAGCGACGCGCTGCGCGAGGAGTACTTCGCGGCGTGCGACGCGCTCTACGCCTTGGGGGTGCCCGCGGCCGCGGAGCAGGAGGTCGAGACCTCCTTCGGCACCACCCACGTCTACCGGTACGAACCGGCCGACCCCGCCGCCCGCTCCCGCACCCCCGTCGTCCTCGTGCACGGCTCGGGATCCTGCTCCGCCATGTGGTACCCGAACACCCCCGCCCTCAGCGCCGAGCGCCCGGTGTACGCGCTCGACACCCCGGGCGACCCGGGACGCAGCGTGCACCGCGTGCCCATGCACCAACCCGAGCGCGCCGCACAGTGGTTGGACGAGTCGCTCGCCGCGCTCGGCCTCGACAGCGTCCACCTGGTCGGCTCCTCCTACGGCGGCTGGCTCACGCTGAACCAGGCACACCGCGGGGCCGGCCGGCTGGCCTCGGTCACCCTGCTCGACCCCGGTGGCCTGGAGAAGGTGGGGCTGCGCTTCTTCGTCTGGATCTTCGTCAGCCTCTTCGCGACCTCCGCCCCGAAGGCGCTGCGTCCGCGCCTGGCGGCCTGGTTGGAGCAGCCGGTGCTCGTCGTGCCGGAGCTGCGCACGATGATCAGGAAGGGCGTCCGGGCCTTCCGCATCCGTCGCCCGGCCCCGCTCCCCCTCTCCGACGCCGAGCTGGCCACCATCCGCACCCCGCTCTACCTGGTGCTCGGCAGGCGCAGCCTCCTGGTGCACCCGAAGCGGCAGGTGGAGCGCGTCCCGCGCCTGATACCGGGAGCGCGCGCGGAGATCGTCTCCGGCACCGGCCACGGACCGCAGATCGACCATCCGCAGGTGGTCAACCGCAGGATGCTGGACTTCATGGACTCCGTCGACCGCCGCACCGGCTGA
- a CDS encoding TetR/AcrR family transcriptional regulator: MPKRVDHDERRTEIAQALLRVAGRRGLHAVGMRDVAAEAGVSLRLVQYYFETKEKLLLHGLRQLTERFGERVAAQVRAAGDHPGPRTVIEALLMASLPLDEESRVFHLVYTSYAVLSVTDRALAEQPFIRDPEAAEERLTALLGQAAEAGLTRPGVDARIEAVGLLALSAGLGTSILVGQRSPRTAAEVLDRHLDRIFQDRGGSSLAERIAQ, encoded by the coding sequence ATGCCCAAGCGCGTGGACCATGACGAACGACGTACCGAGATCGCCCAGGCGCTCCTCCGGGTCGCGGGGCGACGCGGACTGCACGCCGTGGGAATGCGGGACGTGGCGGCCGAGGCGGGTGTGTCACTGCGGCTGGTGCAGTACTACTTCGAGACCAAGGAGAAGCTGCTGCTGCACGGACTGCGACAGCTGACCGAGCGGTTCGGGGAACGCGTCGCAGCCCAGGTCAGGGCCGCGGGCGACCACCCGGGGCCGCGCACGGTGATCGAGGCGCTCCTGATGGCGTCCCTGCCCCTCGACGAGGAGAGCCGGGTCTTCCACCTCGTCTACACCTCGTACGCGGTGCTGTCCGTGACCGACCGGGCACTCGCCGAACAGCCCTTCATCCGGGACCCCGAGGCCGCCGAGGAGCGGCTGACCGCACTCCTGGGGCAGGCCGCGGAAGCGGGACTCACCCGCCCCGGGGTGGACGCCCGCATCGAGGCCGTCGGCCTGCTCGCGCTCTCCGCGGGGCTGGGCACCAGCATCCTGGTCGGCCAGCGCAGCCCGCGGACCGCCGCCGAGGTCCTGGACCGCCATCTGGACCGGATCTTCCAGGACCGCGGGGGCAGTTCGCTGGCGGAGCGGATCGCGCAGTGA
- a CDS encoding DUF7144 family membrane protein, translating to MASAAGHPTGTPHPGYGGRTTAPQTAERHGLVMFAGVMLGLLALFNGLDGIAAIVNSHIFLGNVSLILGDMQAFGWLMLALAILQAAAAVGVLTKRSEAARWFGVAVLGLNAFAQMFFIPAYPVWSVMIIALDVLAIYGLCVYGGSASATAEQEQGG from the coding sequence ATGGCATCAGCAGCAGGTCACCCCACCGGAACACCGCACCCGGGCTACGGCGGGAGAACGACCGCACCACAGACAGCGGAGCGCCACGGCCTGGTGATGTTCGCCGGGGTCATGTTGGGGTTGCTGGCCCTGTTCAACGGCCTCGACGGCATCGCGGCGATCGTCAACTCCCATATCTTCCTGGGCAATGTCTCGCTGATCCTGGGAGACATGCAGGCATTCGGCTGGCTGATGCTCGCGCTGGCGATCCTGCAGGCGGCCGCGGCCGTCGGCGTGCTCACCAAGCGTTCGGAAGCCGCCCGTTGGTTCGGTGTGGCGGTGCTGGGGCTGAACGCCTTCGCCCAGATGTTCTTCATCCCCGCCTACCCGGTGTGGTCGGTGATGATCATCGCGCTGGACGTGCTGGCCATCTACGGGCTGTGCGTCTACGGAGGCAGCGCTTCCGCCACGGCCGAGCAAGAGCAGGGAGGTTGA